A DNA window from Pogona vitticeps strain Pit_001003342236 chromosome 2, PviZW2.1, whole genome shotgun sequence contains the following coding sequences:
- the ARL16 gene encoding ADP-ribosylation factor-like protein 16 isoform X2 has product MAGRCSSTCLLLGSSGVGKTLLVKRLQKLSSKDGAKDLGEPPATLPTVGTNLTDLLLGKKITIRELGGCMGPIWPSYYSDCCCILYMIDAAKPTQISSSCVQLLSLLSAEQLASVPVLIIFNKIDLPCYMSLVEMKSLFRMQDIVAFAKQPITVVETSARVGTGLANVLQWFHSTLRG; this is encoded by the exons ATGGCTGGGCGCTGTAGTTCGACGTGCCTCCTTCTTGGGAGCTCGGGGGTGGGGAAGACCCTCCTGGTCAAGCGGCTGCAGA AGCTGAGCTCCAAAGATGGTGCCAAGGACCTTGGTGAACCACCGGCTACGCTCCCTACG GTAGGCACAAACCTTACTGACCTTCTGCTAGGAAAGAAGATCACCATTCGAGAACTGGGGGGATGCATGGGCCCCATCTGGCCCAGTTACTATAGTGACTGCTGTTGCATCCTG tATATGATTGATGCTGCCAAGCCTACTCAGATTTCCTCCTCCTGTGTCCAACTTTTGTCACTCCTTTCTGCTGAACAGTTGGCATCAGTTCCTGTCCTCATTATTTTCAACAAGAT TGACCTCCCCTGCTACATGTCCTTGGTGGAGATGAAGTCATTATTCCGAATGCAGGACATCGTTGCCTTTGCCAAACAGCCCATCACTGTGGTGGAGACCAGTGCACGTGTGGGCACTGGCTTAGCCAATGTGTTGCAGTGGTTTCATTCCACCTTGCGTGGTTAA
- the ARL16 gene encoding ADP-ribosylation factor-like protein 16 isoform X1, producing the protein MLRDGGSCSLKKNVEVQRLPTLIGNAGRRRDPSGPLRRRVPSLAQLSSKDGAKDLGEPPATLPTVGTNLTDLLLGKKITIRELGGCMGPIWPSYYSDCCCILYMIDAAKPTQISSSCVQLLSLLSAEQLASVPVLIIFNKIDLPCYMSLVEMKSLFRMQDIVAFAKQPITVVETSARVGTGLANVLQWFHSTLRG; encoded by the exons ATGCtaagggatggtgggagttgtagtttaaaaaaaaacgttGAGGTCCAAAGGTTGCCCACCCTTATTGGCAATGCCGGCAGGAGAAGAGACCCCTCAGGACCCCTGAGGAGAAGGGTG CCTTCCCTTGCACAGCTGAGCTCCAAAGATGGTGCCAAGGACCTTGGTGAACCACCGGCTACGCTCCCTACG GTAGGCACAAACCTTACTGACCTTCTGCTAGGAAAGAAGATCACCATTCGAGAACTGGGGGGATGCATGGGCCCCATCTGGCCCAGTTACTATAGTGACTGCTGTTGCATCCTG tATATGATTGATGCTGCCAAGCCTACTCAGATTTCCTCCTCCTGTGTCCAACTTTTGTCACTCCTTTCTGCTGAACAGTTGGCATCAGTTCCTGTCCTCATTATTTTCAACAAGAT TGACCTCCCCTGCTACATGTCCTTGGTGGAGATGAAGTCATTATTCCGAATGCAGGACATCGTTGCCTTTGCCAAACAGCCCATCACTGTGGTGGAGACCAGTGCACGTGTGGGCACTGGCTTAGCCAATGTGTTGCAGTGGTTTCATTCCACCTTGCGTGGTTAA
- the ARL16 gene encoding ADP-ribosylation factor-like protein 16 isoform X3 codes for MGPIWPSYYSDCCCILYMIDAAKPTQISSSCVQLLSLLSAEQLASVPVLIIFNKIDLPCYMSLVEMKSLFRMQDIVAFAKQPITVVETSARVGTGLANVLQWFHSTLRG; via the exons ATGGGCCCCATCTGGCCCAGTTACTATAGTGACTGCTGTTGCATCCTG tATATGATTGATGCTGCCAAGCCTACTCAGATTTCCTCCTCCTGTGTCCAACTTTTGTCACTCCTTTCTGCTGAACAGTTGGCATCAGTTCCTGTCCTCATTATTTTCAACAAGAT TGACCTCCCCTGCTACATGTCCTTGGTGGAGATGAAGTCATTATTCCGAATGCAGGACATCGTTGCCTTTGCCAAACAGCCCATCACTGTGGTGGAGACCAGTGCACGTGTGGGCACTGGCTTAGCCAATGTGTTGCAGTGGTTTCATTCCACCTTGCGTGGTTAA